A stretch of the Bartonella henselae str. Houston-1 genome encodes the following:
- the purH gene encoding bifunctional phosphoribosylaminoimidazolecarboxamide formyltransferase/IMP cyclohydrolase, whose translation MGVVAKNFPIPDLHRVRRVLLSVSDKTGIVAFAQALQTYNVELISTGGTAKVLMAAGLPVRDVAEVTGFPEIMDGRVKTLHPLIHGALLGVREDPSHAVAMEQYGIHGIDLLVVNLYPFEETVQSGADGQTILENIDIGGPAMIRAAAKNHVYTGVITAVSDYDAVLSELKQHDGCLSFSMRQQLAMRAYAHTAAYDTAIAAWFAKNLKIETPSWQSFSGHLKNVMRYGENPHQKAAFYRNGDKRFGVATAKLLQGKALSYNNMNDTDAAFELVAEFDPQNTAAVALIKHANPCGVAEGQTLKEAYLKALLCDNVSAFGGIIALNQPLDAECAEEVIKIFTEVIIAPDATMEAREIISGKKNLRLLLTGGVPDPRCGGFIAKTLAGGILVQSRDNVVVDDLKLQVVTKRAPSQEEMRDLQFAFRVVKHVKSNAIVYAKNSATVGIGAGQMSRVDSAKIAARKAEESAKRAGLTESLTKGSVVASDAFFPFADGLLAVAEAGATAVIQPGGSMRDEEVIAAADAQGLAMVFTGVRHFRH comes from the coding sequence ATGGGTGTTGTTGCAAAAAATTTTCCCATACCTGATCTTCATCGGGTCCGTCGTGTTCTGCTTTCTGTGTCTGATAAAACGGGTATAGTTGCGTTTGCGCAAGCGCTTCAGACTTATAATGTTGAATTGATTTCGACAGGAGGAACAGCTAAAGTCTTAATGGCTGCTGGTTTACCGGTAAGAGATGTTGCTGAAGTTACAGGATTTCCCGAAATAATGGATGGACGCGTCAAAACACTCCATCCTTTGATCCATGGTGCTCTCTTGGGAGTAAGAGAAGATCCTAGCCACGCAGTGGCTATGGAGCAGTATGGCATCCATGGAATCGATCTTCTGGTGGTCAATCTTTATCCTTTTGAAGAAACTGTTCAATCAGGCGCTGATGGACAAACAATTCTTGAAAATATTGATATTGGTGGACCGGCAATGATTCGCGCGGCGGCAAAGAACCATGTGTATACTGGTGTTATCACAGCGGTGAGTGATTATGATGCAGTTCTTTCTGAATTAAAGCAGCATGATGGGTGTTTAAGTTTTTCTATGCGACAACAGTTAGCAATGCGTGCTTATGCGCACACGGCTGCTTATGATACGGCGATAGCGGCGTGGTTTGCAAAAAATTTAAAAATTGAAACACCCTCTTGGCAGAGTTTTTCTGGTCATCTTAAAAATGTCATGCGTTATGGGGAAAACCCGCATCAAAAGGCAGCATTTTATCGTAATGGTGACAAACGTTTTGGTGTTGCAACAGCCAAACTTTTACAGGGTAAAGCACTCTCTTATAACAATATGAATGATACAGATGCAGCATTTGAACTTGTGGCAGAATTTGATCCACAAAACACTGCTGCTGTTGCTCTTATTAAACATGCTAACCCTTGTGGGGTTGCTGAAGGGCAGACTTTAAAGGAAGCTTATTTGAAGGCTCTTCTATGTGATAATGTATCGGCATTTGGTGGAATTATTGCTTTAAATCAACCCCTTGATGCAGAATGTGCAGAAGAGGTTATCAAAATTTTCACGGAAGTGATTATTGCTCCTGATGCAACAATGGAGGCACGTGAAATTATTTCAGGTAAAAAAAATCTTCGTTTGCTGCTAACAGGGGGTGTTCCTGATCCACGGTGTGGAGGATTTATAGCCAAAACCCTTGCAGGCGGGATTTTGGTGCAATCGCGTGATAATGTGGTGGTTGATGATCTCAAACTGCAAGTGGTGACAAAGCGCGCACCAAGTCAAGAGGAAATGCGTGATCTTCAATTTGCTTTTCGTGTGGTAAAACATGTTAAATCAAATGCTATTGTTTATGCAAAAAATAGCGCAACAGTTGGAATTGGTGCTGGACAGATGAGTCGGGTTGATTCAGCAAAAATTGCTGCACGTAAAGCTGAAGAAAGTGCAAAAAGAGCAGGTTTAACGGAATCTCTCACCAAAGGGTCCGTTGTTGCATCAGATGCCTTTTTTCCTTTTGCAGATGGTTTGTTGGCAGTTGCTGAAGCAGGAGCTACAGCAGTTATTCAACCGGGTGGATCAATGCGTGATGAAGAAGTGATTGCCGCGGCCGATGCACAGGGATTAGCTATGGTTTTTACAGGTGTAAGGCATTTTCGTCATTAG
- a CDS encoding VUT family protein: protein MFSVSAPLPGQKKRKYIVFSSLAMCFAVTISNILVQYPVHWFGLNELLTYGAFTYPIAFLINDLTNRFYGPSAARYVVYAGFFSGFFVSWILATPRLAIASSSAFLFGQLLDILVFSPLRRKTWWKAPLAAGLVGSALDTILFFAIAFSSSFAFIDQMTGYANSSITENSVFLGLELPVWFSLAFGDFAIKIIMSFLMLIPYGTILSYFNLPLYQNHSKKVHL, encoded by the coding sequence ATGTTCTCAGTCAGTGCTCCTTTACCAGGACAGAAAAAGAGAAAATATATTGTTTTTTCTAGCCTTGCGATGTGTTTTGCTGTAACCATTTCTAATATTTTGGTTCAGTATCCTGTGCACTGGTTTGGTTTGAATGAGCTCCTGACTTATGGAGCTTTTACCTATCCGATTGCTTTTCTGATCAACGATTTAACCAATCGTTTTTATGGTCCCTCTGCCGCACGGTATGTGGTTTATGCTGGTTTTTTCTCTGGTTTTTTTGTTTCTTGGATATTGGCTACTCCGCGTCTTGCGATTGCTTCTAGTTCAGCATTCTTATTTGGACAACTTCTCGATATTCTGGTTTTTAGTCCTTTGCGGCGTAAAACATGGTGGAAGGCACCTTTAGCAGCAGGCTTGGTTGGTTCGGCTTTGGATACTATTTTGTTTTTTGCGATTGCTTTTTCTAGCTCTTTTGCCTTTATCGATCAGATGACAGGTTACGCGAATAGTTCAATCACGGAAAACAGTGTTTTCTTGGGGCTTGAGCTTCCAGTTTGGTTCTCGCTTGCTTTTGGCGATTTTGCGATAAAAATTATCATGAGTTTTTTAATGCTGATTCCTTATGGAACAATTCTTAGCTATTTTAATCTTCCTCTTTATCAAAATCATTCAAAAAAAGTTCACCTTTGA
- the rpmB gene encoding 50S ribosomal protein L28 — protein sequence MSRACELTGKTVQYGNNVSHANNKTRRRFLPNLCNVTLISEVLQQSYRLRVSASALRSVEHRGGLDGFLVKADDKELSQRARLLKRQIVKKKAEKAA from the coding sequence ATGTCTCGTGCCTGCGAATTGACAGGAAAAACAGTTCAGTATGGCAATAATGTTAGCCATGCGAATAATAAAACCCGTCGTCGTTTTTTGCCAAATCTTTGCAATGTGACATTGATTTCTGAAGTGTTACAGCAAAGTTACCGTTTGCGCGTTTCGGCAAGCGCTTTACGTTCTGTTGAGCACCGCGGTGGTCTTGATGGATTTTTGGTTAAAGCCGATGATAAAGAATTATCGCAACGTGCCCGTTTGTTAAAGCGCCAGATTGTTAAGAAAAAAGCTGAAAAAGCGGCGTAA
- the cobS gene encoding cobaltochelatase subunit CobS → MTKTKLTVENVPDITVCARDLFHIDTDMEIPAFSTKSPHVPDLDPHYLFDQQTTLAILAGFAFNRRVMVSGYHGTGKSTHIEQVAARLNWPCFRINLDSHVSRIDLVGKDAIVLQDGLQITEFKEGILPWAYQNNIALVFDEYDAGRPDVMFVIQRILEACGRLSLLDQNRVIVPHPAFRLFATANTIGLGDTTGLYHGTQQINQAQMDRWSIVTILNYLPHDKEVDIVCSKVKSFQTTQGKKTISQMVHVADMVRKSFINGDLSTVMSPRTVITWAENATIFQNIGFAFRLTFLNKCDELERATVAEFYQRAFGQELPESLVSVSCLKG, encoded by the coding sequence ATGACAAAAACAAAACTTACAGTTGAAAATGTACCCGATATCACAGTCTGCGCTCGAGATCTATTTCATATTGATACAGATATGGAAATTCCTGCTTTTAGCACAAAAAGCCCCCATGTTCCTGATTTAGATCCTCATTATCTTTTTGATCAGCAAACGACTTTAGCAATTTTAGCAGGCTTTGCCTTTAACCGCCGTGTTATGGTTTCTGGTTATCACGGCACGGGTAAATCAACGCATATTGAACAAGTTGCCGCACGTCTAAACTGGCCTTGTTTCCGAATTAATCTTGATAGTCATGTCAGCCGTATTGATTTGGTGGGAAAAGACGCCATCGTTTTACAAGATGGCCTGCAAATTACTGAATTTAAAGAAGGCATTTTGCCATGGGCTTATCAAAACAACATTGCACTTGTTTTCGATGAATATGACGCAGGTCGCCCAGATGTCATGTTTGTCATCCAACGCATTCTTGAAGCCTGTGGACGATTAAGCTTGCTTGATCAAAATCGTGTTATTGTCCCTCATCCAGCATTTCGTCTTTTTGCAACGGCCAATACCATTGGTCTTGGTGATACAACAGGGCTTTATCATGGCACGCAGCAAATCAATCAGGCGCAAATGGACCGCTGGTCCATTGTGACGATTTTAAACTATTTACCCCATGATAAAGAAGTTGATATCGTTTGTTCAAAGGTTAAATCTTTTCAAACGACCCAGGGAAAAAAGACAATTTCACAAATGGTGCATGTTGCTGATATGGTACGAAAATCTTTTATCAATGGGGATCTTTCAACAGTTATGAGCCCACGCACTGTTATTACTTGGGCAGAAAATGCAACAATTTTTCAAAATATTGGATTTGCTTTCCGCTTAACTTTTCTCAATAAATGTGACGAACTCGAACGTGCCACTGTCGCAGAATTTTATCAACGTGCCTTTGGACAAGAGCTTCCAGAATCACTGGTCAGTGTGTCTTGCCTTAAGGGATAA
- a CDS encoding SURF1 family protein, which yields MSKTNPSMTELQQKHIHFSSLLFGILCTCFFLLFSALGVWQVQRLNWKTNLITNVNQRVHLPPIKAPPQDQWAYVTFERDEYRPVAITGKFLINKNILVTAVAQDTSGYWVLTPLQTADNSLTFVNRGFIPMDARHNFQNSEQSQRNAQIHQDSATDTKQTTIIGLLRMSEKNGFFPRKNNPDENLWYTRDLPAMAQKLGLSSVAPYFIDAGKKTAPREKLPIAGLTVVHFRNNHLVYAITWFILAAGVLGASFFLLRQKS from the coding sequence ATGAGCAAAACAAATCCCTCCATGACAGAGCTTCAACAAAAACATATCCATTTTTCTTCCCTTCTATTCGGCATATTATGTACATGTTTTTTTCTTCTCTTTAGTGCACTGGGTGTATGGCAAGTACAACGATTAAACTGGAAAACAAACCTTATCACCAATGTTAATCAGCGTGTTCATTTACCTCCCATTAAAGCCCCTCCTCAGGATCAATGGGCGTATGTTACTTTTGAAAGAGACGAGTATCGACCTGTCGCGATCACCGGAAAATTTTTGATCAATAAAAATATTTTGGTCACTGCTGTTGCTCAAGATACTAGTGGTTACTGGGTTTTGACCCCTTTACAAACAGCCGACAATAGTTTGACCTTTGTGAATCGTGGTTTTATCCCCATGGACGCACGCCATAACTTTCAGAATTCAGAACAATCACAAAGGAATGCCCAAATTCATCAGGATTCTGCCACAGATACAAAGCAAACTACAATCATCGGTTTGCTGCGCATGAGTGAAAAAAATGGTTTTTTTCCACGCAAAAATAATCCTGACGAAAATTTATGGTATACACGTGATCTCCCCGCTATGGCACAAAAACTTGGACTATCATCTGTTGCTCCTTATTTTATTGATGCCGGAAAAAAAACAGCCCCGAGGGAAAAACTTCCCATTGCTGGTCTCACTGTTGTACATTTCCGAAATAATCACCTTGTCTACGCTATCACTTGGTTTATCTTAGCAGCTGGTGTTCTAGGAGCGTCTTTTTTTCTGCTACGGCAAAAAAGCTGA
- the cobT gene encoding cobaltochelatase subunit CobT: MATDTGDNSQNMTKDSPNSTLDAEAFKKAISGCIRAIAGTHKLEVSFNHHKPSLNENYARLPELPQHATEKDITITRGLGDSMALRTAWHDKRIHAQFAPLESEARTIFDALEQTRVEAIGTLSMEGIAQNLDKMLADKYQRAHYQKISTQSEAPIQEAIALLLREKITERPPPKEAGPVLELWRQEIERKVTAELNELTYHIYNQQAFASIVRQMLVTLKMAVQLEETFETLDNKKLKSECEPHNQADKEGKNEKYAKSEEKVETEQESDTQDQGKTQATQSNDNDQTEEEQERSGLQEKSNQSKRLFTVSEQMERLADYKVFTRQFDEILEATDFCSESELNHLRHCLDKQINHLQNIVGRLANRLQRRLMAQQNRNWNFDLEEGYLDTSRLPRLIIDPMQPLSFKMESNTQFRDTVVSLLIDNSGSMRGRPITVAASCADILAQTLERCGVKVEILGFTTKTWKGGKSREQWLNQNKPHHPGRLNDLCHIIYKSADTPWRRARRNLGLMMQEGLLKENIDGEALIWAHQRLLSRHEQRRILIVISDGAPVDDSTLSVNSSNYLEKHLRAVIQEIQTHSPIELIAIGIGHDVTRYYQRAVTIMNAEELAGAITKQLEMLFSNKKLYPHKRLAV, encoded by the coding sequence ATGGCTACAGACACTGGCGATAACAGCCAAAATATGACAAAAGACTCTCCCAACAGCACTCTTGATGCTGAAGCTTTTAAAAAAGCCATTTCCGGCTGTATTCGAGCAATTGCTGGCACGCACAAGCTTGAAGTTTCTTTTAATCACCACAAACCATCTTTGAATGAAAATTATGCACGTTTACCGGAATTACCGCAACATGCAACAGAAAAAGATATAACAATCACCCGTGGACTAGGGGATTCTATGGCTCTACGCACAGCTTGGCATGATAAGCGCATTCACGCACAATTTGCACCACTTGAATCAGAAGCACGTACTATTTTTGATGCTCTCGAGCAAACACGCGTTGAAGCAATAGGCACTTTAAGTATGGAAGGAATTGCACAAAATCTTGATAAAATGCTGGCCGATAAATATCAAAGAGCCCATTATCAAAAGATAAGCACCCAAAGTGAAGCCCCTATTCAAGAAGCAATTGCCCTTTTATTGCGTGAAAAAATAACAGAACGTCCTCCCCCCAAAGAAGCTGGACCTGTATTAGAGTTATGGCGTCAAGAAATCGAACGAAAAGTCACAGCAGAACTGAACGAACTAACATACCATATTTACAACCAACAAGCTTTTGCAAGCATTGTTCGCCAAATGCTTGTCACACTCAAAATGGCAGTTCAACTCGAAGAAACATTTGAAACTTTAGACAACAAAAAATTAAAAAGCGAGTGTGAACCTCACAACCAAGCAGACAAAGAAGGTAAAAACGAGAAATACGCCAAAAGTGAAGAAAAAGTAGAAACTGAACAAGAAAGCGATACGCAAGACCAAGGAAAAACGCAAGCAACACAATCAAATGACAATGACCAAACTGAAGAAGAGCAAGAAAGAAGCGGTTTGCAAGAAAAATCGAATCAATCCAAGCGCCTTTTCACTGTTTCAGAACAAATGGAAAGGCTTGCTGATTATAAAGTTTTCACCCGCCAGTTTGATGAAATCTTGGAAGCAACAGATTTTTGTTCTGAAAGCGAATTAAACCATTTGCGTCATTGTCTTGATAAGCAAATTAACCATCTCCAAAACATTGTTGGGCGCTTAGCAAATCGCCTACAACGCCGTCTTATGGCACAACAAAATCGAAATTGGAATTTTGACCTTGAGGAAGGATATCTCGATACATCAAGGCTTCCCCGCCTTATCATTGATCCCATGCAACCACTCTCTTTCAAAATGGAAAGCAATACTCAATTTCGTGATACTGTTGTTTCACTGCTCATTGATAATTCCGGATCAATGCGAGGACGCCCAATTACAGTTGCGGCAAGTTGTGCGGATATTTTAGCACAAACTCTTGAACGTTGTGGTGTTAAAGTTGAAATTTTAGGCTTTACCACCAAAACTTGGAAAGGGGGAAAATCCCGCGAGCAGTGGCTCAACCAAAACAAACCCCATCATCCTGGTCGTCTTAATGATTTGTGTCATATCATCTATAAAAGTGCCGATACCCCATGGCGTCGCGCACGACGTAATTTAGGTCTCATGATGCAAGAAGGTTTACTGAAAGAAAATATTGATGGTGAAGCATTGATTTGGGCACATCAACGTCTTTTATCACGGCATGAACAACGTCGTATTCTCATAGTCATTTCTGATGGAGCTCCTGTTGATGATTCGACACTTTCTGTGAATTCCAGCAATTATCTGGAAAAACATTTACGCGCGGTGATTCAGGAAATTCAAACACATTCGCCTATAGAACTTATTGCCATTGGCATTGGTCACGATGTTACACGCTATTATCAACGCGCTGTAACAATTATGAATGCCGAAGAACTTGCCGGCGCCATAACAAAACAATTAGAAATGCTTTTTAGCAATAAAAAACTCTATCCGCATAAAAGACTTGCCGTTTGA
- a CDS encoding heparinase II/III family protein: MAIAVKGPQIKAADFVYRAHQFIRCLWVGPLFRWRFSGFRPHKILAHPIDLHLADPMMAHEFYHGRFPFAGHIVHSGAVSPFSLVPPTPEWEVALHDFHWLRHMAAAESDLAAAHARALLEDWLDQWGKKVKGLAWSSPVVARRLISWICNSKMLLQGASERFEKCFLRALGFQFRYLRITICSMENNDQRLQAAAALTFASLALPVSEAVKKKAQSFLIEELSRQILVDGGHISRSPVILLNLLSDLLSLRHLFVHSNEAAPRILIDSVERMLPALRFFIHEDQTLAHFNGVGPLVSERLSTLLELDETEGHPFSYARYSGFQRLQANQTTVLADTGKFPPRSAAEYAGSGCLSFEMSSQGNRFIINTGVHSYGREEYRHLGRVTAAHSTATVNDCSVGVFHKKRNGATFLLEGPTDVKVRRIEDSEKTGFIASHNGYVRPFNLVHERGLILAKNGKVIEGFDRFFIPKKRLSKKNTDAQREQNNVAVRFHLHPQVEVNYDGKCVRLAVSDGQVWYFISPDADICLEDSIDFAEQTSPQRTQQIVLYFRPACQEKVRWRFIRRSLEQ, encoded by the coding sequence GTGGCGATTGCGGTAAAAGGTCCTCAGATAAAGGCAGCGGACTTTGTCTATAGAGCACATCAATTTATACGGTGTTTATGGGTTGGACCACTGTTTCGTTGGCGGTTTTCGGGGTTTCGTCCTCATAAAATTTTAGCGCATCCTATTGATTTGCATTTAGCTGATCCGATGATGGCGCATGAATTTTATCATGGTCGTTTTCCTTTTGCAGGTCATATTGTTCATTCTGGTGCTGTTTCTCCTTTTTCATTAGTTCCACCAACGCCGGAATGGGAGGTGGCTTTGCATGATTTTCATTGGTTGCGTCATATGGCAGCAGCGGAGAGTGATTTAGCAGCGGCACATGCACGTGCTCTCTTAGAAGATTGGCTTGATCAATGGGGCAAAAAGGTGAAGGGACTTGCTTGGAGTAGTCCGGTTGTGGCACGGCGTTTGATTTCGTGGATTTGTAACTCAAAAATGTTGTTACAAGGGGCAAGTGAGCGGTTTGAAAAATGCTTTTTACGTGCACTTGGTTTCCAGTTTCGTTATTTGCGTATAACGATTTGTAGTATGGAAAACAATGATCAACGTTTACAAGCAGCAGCTGCTTTGACGTTTGCATCTCTTGCTTTGCCTGTTTCAGAGGCAGTGAAAAAAAAAGCACAATCCTTTCTTATCGAAGAGCTTTCACGTCAGATTTTGGTTGATGGCGGTCATATTTCCCGTAGCCCTGTCATTTTACTGAATTTGTTATCGGATTTATTGTCTTTGCGTCATCTTTTTGTGCATAGCAATGAAGCGGCACCGCGTATTCTTATTGATTCTGTTGAACGTATGTTGCCGGCTTTGCGGTTTTTTATCCATGAAGATCAAACATTGGCCCATTTTAATGGGGTTGGTCCCCTTGTATCGGAACGCTTATCGACACTTTTAGAGCTTGATGAGACAGAAGGACATCCTTTTAGTTATGCACGTTATTCAGGGTTTCAGCGTTTACAAGCTAATCAAACGACAGTGCTTGCGGATACAGGAAAGTTTCCACCACGCTCTGCTGCCGAGTATGCTGGTTCGGGGTGTTTGTCTTTTGAAATGTCTTCTCAGGGAAATCGCTTTATTATCAATACGGGTGTTCATTCTTATGGGCGTGAAGAATATCGGCATTTAGGACGTGTTACCGCGGCACATTCAACAGCGACAGTTAATGATTGTTCGGTGGGTGTTTTTCATAAAAAAAGAAATGGTGCTACTTTTTTGCTTGAGGGACCAACCGATGTTAAAGTACGCCGTATAGAGGATTCGGAAAAAACTGGTTTTATTGCTAGCCATAATGGTTATGTGCGACCTTTTAATCTTGTTCATGAACGTGGTCTTATTTTGGCAAAAAATGGGAAAGTGATCGAGGGTTTTGATCGCTTTTTTATCCCAAAAAAGAGGCTCTCAAAGAAAAATACAGACGCACAAAGAGAACAAAATAACGTTGCTGTTCGGTTTCACCTTCATCCGCAAGTGGAAGTCAATTATGATGGTAAATGTGTGCGTTTAGCTGTAAGCGATGGGCAAGTTTGGTATTTCATATCACCTGATGCTGATATTTGTCTTGAAGATTCGATTGATTTTGCTGAGCAAACAAGTCCGCAACGCACACAACAGATTGTTTTATATTTTCGTCCTGCATGTCAGGAAAAAGTTCGTTGGCGTTTTATCCGTCGTTCGTTAGAGCAATGA
- the relB gene encoding type II toxin-antitoxin system RelB family antitoxin, which yields MHDQYKGKTAFSLLVSEFEIAEQELSYTDWLRNKVAKSLANLHPVIPHDEVMAEMEAVRDQIVAEQEEL from the coding sequence ATCCATGATCAATATAAAGGAAAGACTGCTTTTTCTCTACTCGTTTCAGAATTTGAAATAGCCGAGCAGGAACTTAGTTATACTGATTGGTTGCGTAACAAGGTAGCAAAGAGTCTTGCTAATCTGCATCCTGTCATTCCGCATGACGAGGTTATGGCTGAAATGGAAGCGGTAAGAGATCAGATTGTCGCCGAGCAGGAAGAGTTGTAG
- a CDS encoding RsmB/NOP family class I SAM-dependent RNA methyltransferase: MSEKNVPGLAVRQVSVRLLGVVLDKKTSLSGLTDNEYGHPQYLGLSQRDRLLCRAILAAALRHRGQITDALRRFLKRPLPSQALSLQHLLHISAAQILYLDIPDHAAIDLAVRVAKLDPRMCRFSGGVNALLRNVAREAVFLRQKAPHIEGIPVWFGQLLVSTYGKEKTEQILEIQSAPPPLDLTVKSDSRGWAERLGGVVLPNGSVRLSRLEGSVSELPGYMEGAWWIQDFAASLPACLLGNIHGKQVADLCASPGGKTAQLALQGADVTAIELSANRLKRLKENMERLHFSVRCCEGDVKNFHPKQLFDAVLLDAPCSSTGTIRRHPDILWTKSMNDVIKLAALQYDLLVAAIALLKKGGRIVFSNCSLAKEEGEDLITRILSERGDIVLEPILAEEMGVMAHLLSVEGILRTTPADFCHENFDAEKNIFLGMDGFFAARLRKVA, from the coding sequence ATGTCCGAAAAAAATGTTCCAGGATTAGCTGTCCGGCAGGTGTCTGTTCGTCTTTTAGGGGTGGTGCTTGATAAAAAGACCTCTCTTTCTGGTTTGACGGATAATGAATATGGACATCCACAATATTTAGGGCTTTCACAGCGAGATCGTTTGTTGTGTCGTGCTATTTTGGCTGCGGCGTTGCGGCATCGGGGGCAGATTACAGATGCTTTAAGGCGCTTTTTGAAAAGGCCTTTGCCTTCACAAGCACTTTCACTTCAGCATCTTTTGCATATCAGTGCGGCGCAAATTCTTTACCTTGATATTCCTGATCATGCGGCCATTGATTTAGCTGTGCGTGTGGCAAAACTTGATCCGCGTATGTGTCGTTTTTCAGGGGGAGTGAATGCTCTTTTACGCAATGTTGCACGTGAGGCAGTATTTTTACGCCAGAAAGCTCCTCATATTGAAGGCATTCCGGTATGGTTTGGACAGCTTTTAGTGTCAACTTATGGAAAAGAAAAAACAGAGCAGATTTTAGAAATTCAAAGTGCCCCACCTCCTCTTGATTTGACAGTTAAATCCGATAGTCGTGGATGGGCAGAACGGTTGGGGGGTGTTGTTTTGCCCAATGGTTCGGTTCGGTTGAGTCGTTTAGAGGGTTCTGTTTCTGAATTACCAGGCTATATGGAAGGGGCTTGGTGGATTCAAGATTTTGCTGCCTCATTGCCTGCTTGTTTACTCGGAAATATTCATGGTAAACAGGTTGCTGATCTTTGTGCAAGCCCCGGAGGAAAAACAGCACAACTAGCTTTGCAAGGGGCTGATGTGACAGCAATTGAACTCTCTGCTAATCGGCTAAAACGCTTGAAGGAAAATATGGAGCGACTTCATTTTTCAGTTCGCTGCTGTGAGGGGGATGTGAAAAATTTTCATCCTAAACAGCTTTTTGATGCTGTGCTTCTTGATGCTCCTTGTTCTTCTACAGGAACAATACGTCGTCATCCGGATATTTTATGGACGAAATCGATGAACGATGTCATCAAATTAGCGGCGTTGCAATATGATCTACTTGTCGCAGCTATTGCTTTGTTGAAGAAAGGAGGGCGCATTGTTTTTTCCAATTGTTCATTGGCAAAAGAAGAAGGGGAAGATCTCATTACAAGAATTTTATCAGAACGTGGTGACATTGTTTTAGAGCCTATCCTTGCAGAGGAAATGGGTGTTATGGCGCATTTGCTCTCCGTTGAGGGCATTTTGCGCACAACACCTGCAGATTTTTGTCATGAAAATTTTGACGCCGAGAAAAATATTTTTTTAGGAATGGATGGTTTTTTTGCAGCGCGCTTGCGAAAAGTGGCTTAA
- a CDS encoding DUF1127 domain-containing protein: MNILHSYSKWRRYRRTVNALSRLSTYELNDLGIQRGDIDSIARQCSRKSSF, translated from the coding sequence ATGAATATTTTGCATTCTTATAGTAAATGGCGCCGGTATCGTCGGACGGTTAACGCCTTAAGTCGTCTTTCAACGTATGAACTCAATGACCTTGGTATTCAGCGGGGTGATATTGATTCTATTGCGCGGCAGTGTTCACGTAAGTCGTCGTTTTGA